One genomic segment of Acinetobacter sp. C26M includes these proteins:
- a CDS encoding MFS transporter, with translation MNQQIIPDKSLPIKTVSALSLSVVVVLYLAHALPLYFYNVALPAILRHQGVDLRWIGMLSLLYIPWAFKFFWAPLIDRFYFKALGKRKTWLLFTQIALVLGVVALALTQFDYGLSVFVIVGLWISTFAATQDIAIDGYTVETFSESEYRLGSMAQSIGVALGSMIGGAATLWLYQLYGWQTALICLAAMTALTMLAVFQIKEKTNTEKIAKQAPSLIRAFKRPEMLWALALIVCYRVVEAPAMAMLNPMLIDQKWSLAEIGVLMSVIGAGIGLLAAVTAAFLLKKIAATQLLIWAGWARSLVYALLGIAVLLSWFNQWHMLLGLFVVVILAIRYIAMTALYAHFMHTSSKEQAGTDFTILVCFELLVYFIGGAMSGFLAKAFGYGNFYLILAAASVLSVLLSQVLIHKAKQTEQLT, from the coding sequence ATGAATCAACAAATAATACCAGACAAGAGTTTACCTATAAAAACAGTCTCTGCACTGAGTTTATCGGTGGTGGTCGTACTGTACCTTGCACATGCATTACCGCTGTACTTTTACAATGTTGCCTTACCTGCGATTTTGCGTCATCAAGGGGTCGATCTACGCTGGATTGGCATGTTGTCGCTGCTGTATATCCCATGGGCATTTAAGTTTTTTTGGGCACCCTTAATTGATCGTTTTTATTTTAAGGCACTTGGTAAACGTAAAACTTGGCTTTTATTCACCCAAATTGCATTGGTTCTGGGTGTCGTTGCCTTAGCTTTGACACAATTCGATTATGGTTTAAGTGTATTTGTCATAGTCGGTTTGTGGATTTCAACCTTTGCCGCAACCCAAGATATTGCGATTGATGGTTATACCGTTGAAACCTTTTCTGAATCTGAATACCGATTAGGCAGTATGGCGCAAAGTATTGGCGTGGCACTGGGCAGTATGATTGGTGGTGCTGCAACTTTGTGGCTTTATCAATTGTATGGTTGGCAAACAGCGCTGATTTGTTTAGCTGCAATGACAGCACTGACCATGCTTGCAGTGTTTCAAATTAAAGAAAAAACCAATACTGAAAAAATTGCCAAGCAAGCGCCGAGTCTGATCCGAGCCTTTAAGCGTCCTGAGATGTTATGGGCTTTGGCTTTGATTGTCTGTTATCGCGTAGTTGAAGCACCCGCAATGGCCATGCTCAATCCGATGTTGATTGATCAAAAATGGTCATTGGCAGAGATTGGTGTACTGATGTCTGTGATTGGCGCGGGCATTGGTTTATTGGCGGCAGTGACAGCTGCGTTCTTACTAAAAAAAATAGCAGCAACACAATTACTGATTTGGGCTGGTTGGGCACGCAGTTTGGTGTATGCCTTACTGGGCATCGCGGTCTTACTCAGCTGGTTTAATCAGTGGCACATGTTATTGGGGCTATTTGTTGTAGTTATTTTGGCGATTCGTTATATCGCGATGACTGCTTTATATGCGCACTTCATGCATACCAGCTCTAAGGAGCAAGCTGGAACAGACTTCACTATTTTGGTCTGTTTTGAACTCCTGGTTTATTTCATTGGCGGTGCAATGTCTGGTTTCTTGGCCAAAGCATTTGGTTATGGAAATTTCTATCTCATTCTCGCAGCAGCATCTGTGTTGAGCGTCTTGCTCAGCCAAGTGTTAATCCACAAAGCAAAACAAACGGAACAACTCACCTAG
- a CDS encoding 2'-5' RNA ligase family protein, whose translation MLLQAETQLIATEMRDYPEWHLGRSDYGLWYIEIDQPELIHYLDEIQAQFSGLLLPAHQRQYHITLFVCGFLQPAVKQYDDDFQIQQLQQQIKLIEALQLIPFELEITQIDSFNSALFLHIQDQQGVLAQIRQQFAHVSEEIAALEYCPHITLGLYREAWPSDRVLQRIQQLSIKTMKIQVKKLTFGYYKAQILQGLLYPYRQIELG comes from the coding sequence GTGTTATTACAAGCAGAGACCCAGTTGATTGCGACCGAAATGCGTGATTATCCCGAATGGCATTTGGGGCGTTCAGATTATGGGCTTTGGTATATTGAGATTGATCAACCTGAGTTGATTCACTATTTAGATGAAATCCAAGCACAATTTTCAGGTCTATTGCTTCCTGCACATCAACGCCAATATCACATTACTTTATTTGTTTGTGGTTTCTTGCAGCCTGCTGTTAAGCAATACGATGATGATTTTCAGATTCAACAATTACAGCAGCAGATCAAGCTGATTGAAGCATTACAGCTCATACCTTTTGAGTTGGAAATCACGCAAATAGATAGTTTTAACAGTGCCTTGTTCCTGCACATTCAAGATCAGCAGGGCGTACTCGCCCAAATTCGTCAGCAATTTGCTCATGTATCTGAAGAGATCGCAGCACTTGAATATTGTCCGCACATTACTTTAGGTTTGTATCGTGAAGCTTGGCCAAGTGATAGGGTATTGCAGCGGATACAACAACTTTCGATAAAAACTATGAAGATTCAGGTCAAAAAACTGACTTTTGGCTATTATAAGGCACAGATTTTACAAGGATTACTGTATCCTTATCGGCAAATTGAACTAGGTTAG
- the cobT gene encoding nicotinate-nucleotide--dimethylbenzimidazole phosphoribosyltransferase, with protein sequence MTEQAQWFLAAAQQPDLDAKQQAEQRQLQLTKPTGALGQLEQLAIQLASLQGTVHPQIQQPWITIFAGDHGVVAENISAYPQAVTRQMLQNFASGGAAISVIAKHHHAHLQVVDCGTVGEAYDYVGVERHCIRAGTANFAQQAAMTEQECFAALQLGKDSVDRAKVQAADIFIAGEMGIGNTCSASALACLLLNEDAAQMTGVGTGINNQQLQHKISVIDQAVKRHQMDVADDALKILAAVGGLEIAAMTGAYIRCAQLGMPIVVDGFISSVAALCAVRIQPQSREWMLFGHQSAEYGHQRVLKALEAQPILNMNLRLGEGSGAGAALSMLQLACVLHNQMATFAEAAVTGDKVAP encoded by the coding sequence ATGACTGAACAAGCACAATGGTTTTTAGCCGCCGCTCAACAACCTGATTTAGATGCAAAACAACAAGCTGAACAACGTCAACTGCAATTGACCAAACCCACAGGGGCTTTAGGGCAGTTAGAGCAGCTTGCCATTCAATTGGCGAGCTTACAGGGCACAGTACATCCTCAGATTCAACAACCTTGGATCACTATTTTTGCTGGCGATCATGGGGTGGTTGCAGAAAACATTTCAGCCTATCCGCAAGCTGTGACCCGTCAAATGCTGCAAAATTTTGCCTCAGGTGGTGCAGCTATCAGTGTCATTGCCAAACATCATCATGCACATTTACAAGTGGTGGATTGTGGAACTGTAGGTGAGGCCTATGATTATGTTGGTGTTGAGCGCCATTGTATCCGTGCAGGTACAGCCAATTTTGCTCAACAAGCTGCAATGACGGAACAAGAGTGTTTTGCAGCATTACAACTGGGTAAAGACAGCGTTGATCGCGCCAAAGTACAAGCTGCTGATATTTTTATTGCAGGTGAAATGGGGATAGGCAATACCTGTTCAGCTTCAGCACTGGCATGTTTATTGTTGAACGAAGATGCCGCACAAATGACGGGTGTGGGTACTGGAATTAACAACCAACAGCTACAACATAAGATCTCTGTCATTGATCAAGCGGTGAAGCGACATCAAATGGATGTTGCAGACGATGCTTTAAAAATCCTGGCTGCTGTTGGCGGCTTGGAAATTGCTGCAATGACGGGTGCTTATATCCGCTGTGCGCAACTCGGTATGCCAATCGTGGTGGATGGTTTTATTAGTTCGGTTGCCGCTTTATGCGCAGTACGCATTCAGCCACAAAGTCGTGAATGGATGCTGTTTGGACATCAATCGGCTGAATATGGTCATCAGCGTGTGCTAAAAGCCTTAGAAGCTCAGCCTATTTTAAATATGAATTTGCGTCTTGGCGAAGGCAGTGGTGCAGGAGCTGCACTGTCGATGCTACAACTTGCTTGCGTGCTGCATAACCAAATGGCTACCTTTGCTGAAGCTGCTGTAACAGGTGATAAAGTTGCACCTTGA
- the cobU gene encoding bifunctional adenosylcobinamide kinase/adenosylcobinamide-phosphate guanylyltransferase yields MLQLILGGARSGKSRLAEQTAKETGLSVIYIATAQALDAEMQQRIAHHQQQRPAHWYVLEEPIYLADRLLQCDQANQLVLVDCLTLWLSNLLLAEDPALQQQQMQKLFEVLPQLQSQIILVSNETGLGVVPMGEISRRFVDEAGRLHQTLGQLANKVVFCVAGFPMILKDEK; encoded by the coding sequence ATGTTGCAACTGATTTTAGGTGGGGCGCGATCAGGTAAAAGTCGTTTGGCAGAACAAACCGCCAAAGAGACAGGTTTATCCGTCATTTATATTGCAACTGCGCAGGCTTTAGATGCAGAAATGCAGCAACGTATTGCACATCATCAACAGCAACGTCCAGCCCATTGGTACGTGCTTGAAGAACCGATTTATCTGGCAGATCGACTCTTGCAATGCGATCAAGCCAATCAGCTGGTTCTGGTCGATTGCTTGACCTTGTGGCTCAGTAATCTGTTATTGGCTGAAGACCCAGCCTTGCAGCAACAACAGATGCAAAAATTATTCGAGGTCTTACCACAACTACAGTCTCAAATTATTCTGGTCAGTAATGAAACTGGGCTTGGAGTGGTACCGATGGGGGAAATCAGCCGTCGTTTTGTGGATGAAGCAGGGCGATTGCACCAGACCTTGGGGCAACTCGCCAATAAAGTCGTGTTTTGTGTGGCAGGCTTTCCAATGATTTTAAAAGATGAGAAATAA
- the mtlD gene encoding bifunctional mannitol-1-phosphate dehydrogenase/phosphatase produces MLIFHDYPVQGALFDMDGTMFDTERLRFQTLKQASKELIGQEFSDEYLMQCLGLSAKASEQLAQKFYGTDVPYAAIRKRADGVELESVRKNGVPIKKGLVQVLERLRKSGLKMAVATSSRRAIAEEYLINANVYKFFDLLVCGDEVEKGKPHPEIFLKAAQKLNLQPQQCLMFEDSENGICSAFDAGGITILFKDIKEPNDHMLSKANFYYQDMYDCLNALDQYIPEMGMPQLQELFPQSINQLTVGIHGFGAIGGGYVAQILSYWDGYTRPKRILASTRNRLYLESVNSFGSYSIRYGQSSYDERIDNLTVIDADHEQQMLEMYMQSSLIALCLPEQAIESEAKTIAKGLLARFMSADADNNEPITFLIILNKVCAKYLVLKHIREALLTMTDEDIAEHILSEHYFCDTVVNRMVSKLTDQALYRQLNIKHNLFKQYQNDLNPETIELSEETALTEKQEQQITHCLEDMRGQFQTGQFLQNMDLILFHSEMDMPIYVENRSPLLSKMRQMILVDQISEIQIIKNRLWNGCHAMLAWYASALGHETIGIAMADPKIMKYAEQVVNEVKLGLANMIPNQAKELDRMAESFLHSCRAAYKDPCERVARDPLRKLNLNERVLGSLESHVQQQLPYQKLMQGAIYGYAYALKMLELDEIKIVKHVQTNIEHMDITENQKKALLNQLYHGIQAQLNDNNTFMSQLEELKPLSA; encoded by the coding sequence ATGCTTATTTTTCATGATTATCCTGTTCAAGGCGCACTTTTTGACATGGATGGAACAATGTTTGATACCGAGCGCCTGCGCTTCCAGACATTGAAACAGGCATCAAAAGAGCTGATTGGACAGGAATTTTCAGATGAATATTTGATGCAGTGTCTCGGTTTAAGTGCCAAAGCATCGGAGCAGCTGGCACAAAAGTTTTATGGTACAGATGTTCCTTATGCCGCCATTCGCAAACGTGCGGATGGAGTGGAATTGGAGTCTGTACGTAAAAATGGTGTACCGATTAAAAAAGGGTTGGTTCAAGTTCTGGAACGCTTAAGAAAATCAGGTTTAAAAATGGCAGTTGCGACCTCCAGTCGTCGTGCGATTGCAGAAGAATATTTAATTAATGCCAATGTTTATAAATTTTTTGATCTGTTGGTCTGTGGGGATGAAGTAGAAAAGGGTAAACCGCATCCAGAAATCTTTTTAAAAGCGGCACAGAAACTAAACCTACAACCGCAACAATGTCTAATGTTTGAAGATTCGGAAAACGGGATTTGTTCGGCCTTTGATGCTGGCGGTATCACGATTTTATTCAAAGACATTAAAGAACCCAATGATCATATGCTCTCTAAAGCAAATTTTTACTATCAGGACATGTATGACTGTCTGAATGCTTTGGATCAATATATTCCTGAAATGGGCATGCCACAATTACAAGAATTATTTCCGCAAAGTATCAATCAATTGACTGTTGGGATTCATGGTTTTGGTGCCATTGGTGGGGGCTATGTAGCACAGATCCTGTCCTATTGGGATGGTTATACACGGCCAAAACGGATTCTGGCCTCAACTCGAAATCGTCTATATTTAGAGTCAGTGAACAGTTTTGGCAGCTATAGTATTCGATATGGACAGTCTTCCTATGATGAGCGTATTGATAATCTCACTGTGATTGATGCTGACCATGAACAGCAGATGTTAGAGATGTATATGCAATCCAGCCTGATTGCACTGTGTTTGCCAGAACAGGCAATTGAGTCCGAGGCGAAAACGATTGCGAAGGGACTATTGGCCCGTTTTATGTCAGCAGATGCAGACAATAATGAGCCCATTACCTTTTTGATTATTTTGAATAAAGTGTGTGCAAAATATTTGGTCTTAAAACATATCCGTGAAGCCTTACTGACCATGACGGATGAAGATATTGCAGAACATATTTTAAGTGAACATTATTTTTGCGATACCGTGGTCAATCGTATGGTGTCAAAACTGACTGATCAAGCCTTATATCGTCAGCTCAATATCAAGCACAATTTATTTAAACAATATCAAAATGATCTCAATCCAGAAACGATTGAACTTTCAGAGGAAACCGCTCTGACTGAAAAGCAAGAACAGCAGATTACCCATTGTTTAGAAGACATGCGTGGGCAGTTTCAAACAGGGCAATTCTTACAAAATATGGATTTGATCCTATTCCATAGTGAAATGGATATGCCGATTTACGTGGAAAATCGCAGTCCATTGTTGAGCAAAATGCGTCAAATGATTTTAGTTGATCAGATTTCTGAGATTCAAATTATTAAAAATCGACTATGGAATGGCTGTCATGCCATGTTGGCGTGGTATGCCAGTGCACTTGGACATGAAACCATTGGTATCGCTATGGCAGATCCAAAAATCATGAAATATGCAGAGCAGGTGGTCAACGAAGTTAAATTGGGTTTGGCCAATATGATTCCCAACCAAGCCAAAGAACTGGATCGTATGGCGGAAAGTTTTCTGCATTCTTGCCGAGCTGCCTATAAAGATCCATGTGAACGTGTAGCCCGTGATCCGCTTAGAAAACTCAATCTGAATGAGCGGGTTTTAGGTAGTTTAGAATCTCATGTGCAGCAACAGCTTCCATACCAGAAGTTAATGCAAGGTGCAATTTATGGCTATGCCTATGCGCTGAAAATGCTTGAGCTGGACGAAATTAAGATTGTAAAACATGTCCAGACCAATATTGAACATATGGATATTACTGAAAATCAGAAGAAAGCCCTATTAAACCAGCTCTATCATGGGATTCAGGCACAACTCAATGATAATAATACGTTCATGTCACAGTTGGAGGAGTTAAAACCTCTTTCTGCATAA
- the acbD gene encoding acinetoferrin biosynthesis acetyltransferase AcbD, with protein MKTISQQLPDYFEYHEDGTQYYLRQVQYPQDIPLLHQWMHEPHVIPQWQLNKSELDLQVYFDKMLADDHQRLLIVGVDGKDVGYTEIYEGKRDRLGRYYDGDDNDLGWHLLFGDKSVFGKGFLRPTIRLLSFYIFEHSQAKKIVGEPDHTVKPYAAVVAELCYETQRLIPMPEKTAMLYYCFRETFYNKFGEYYQTSQQQLADQPAKILSVT; from the coding sequence ATGAAAACAATCTCTCAGCAATTACCAGATTACTTTGAATACCACGAAGATGGCACACAATACTACTTACGCCAAGTGCAATATCCACAAGATATTCCTTTGCTACATCAGTGGATGCATGAGCCGCACGTGATTCCGCAATGGCAGCTGAATAAATCTGAGCTGGATCTGCAGGTTTATTTCGACAAGATGCTAGCAGATGACCATCAACGTCTATTGATTGTGGGGGTAGATGGTAAAGATGTGGGCTATACCGAGATCTATGAAGGTAAACGTGATCGTTTAGGTCGTTATTACGATGGTGATGACAATGATCTAGGTTGGCATTTATTGTTTGGTGATAAGTCGGTGTTTGGTAAAGGCTTTTTACGCCCAACCATTCGTTTGCTCAGCTTCTATATTTTTGAACATTCACAAGCGAAAAAAATTGTGGGTGAGCCTGACCATACTGTTAAACCTTATGCCGCTGTGGTCGCAGAACTTTGCTATGAGACTCAACGTCTCATTCCTATGCCAGAAAAAACGGCAATGTTGTATTACTGCTTTAGAGAAACTTTCTATAACAAGTTTGGTGAATATTACCAAACCTCACAACAACAGCTAGCTGATCAGCCAGCCAAAATCCTGAGTGTTACATGA
- a CDS encoding MFS transporter, whose protein sequence is MPFLLMNFMMNNNLKFLALAALINGTCFSMILPLLAPLTRQLHLSEFQGGVIVSAGAICMAIASIWIAKRKSQLSPKQLVNYGFWGMTFTWAIFTLILYFGTQAILPTLLIFILLVLSRASTGIFMALPQIGLQSYVMTHASEAADRSKQMAMFGAMNSFGMIIGPFATSVLLFGGLLFPMWIAVVLLGLVSIALGILFSKNQQAQTESFNHQQDKDDTPAHESILKQSFIWLVLGFVTYVAIVTLNMTAGFYIQDKFYLSSQQSAVYFSQCMLVVGVCLVLTQLLIVKVFKLKLNSLVIIGLVTMCFGLLLSLYAPTIIVFQASYIFYGISVACLLPAFTTGAAQAVSQQSQVKMASFCTATQALGLIVGPLLSTFLYRFNTHFPFYLLLFLILSIGLYFSWMLIRKEAETALLLDE, encoded by the coding sequence ATGCCTTTTCTTTTGATGAATTTCATGATGAACAATAATTTAAAGTTTTTAGCACTTGCTGCTTTGATCAATGGAACTTGTTTTTCCATGATTCTCCCTTTACTTGCCCCATTGACACGACAATTACATTTATCTGAATTCCAAGGTGGTGTGATTGTTTCAGCAGGGGCAATCTGTATGGCGATTGCATCGATCTGGATTGCGAAAAGGAAAAGTCAGCTATCTCCTAAGCAACTTGTTAATTATGGCTTTTGGGGAATGACCTTTACTTGGGCTATTTTCACTTTGATTCTGTATTTTGGAACACAAGCGATTTTACCCACGTTATTGATTTTTATCTTACTGGTATTGAGTCGTGCTTCTACAGGCATTTTTATGGCTTTGCCACAAATTGGTCTGCAAAGCTATGTAATGACACATGCGAGTGAAGCTGCTGATCGTAGCAAGCAAATGGCGATGTTTGGTGCGATGAATAGTTTTGGGATGATTATAGGACCGTTTGCAACCTCAGTTTTATTGTTTGGTGGTTTGCTTTTCCCGATGTGGATTGCTGTGGTTTTACTTGGCTTAGTCAGTATTGCACTCGGCATCCTATTTAGTAAAAATCAACAAGCTCAAACGGAGTCATTTAATCACCAACAAGATAAAGATGATACACCAGCGCATGAATCGATTCTCAAACAAAGTTTTATTTGGCTGGTTTTAGGTTTTGTCACTTATGTTGCAATTGTGACTTTAAACATGACGGCAGGTTTTTATATTCAGGATAAGTTTTATCTCAGTAGCCAACAGAGTGCAGTTTATTTTTCTCAATGCATGTTGGTTGTCGGGGTCTGTTTGGTGCTAACCCAGCTTTTAATCGTGAAAGTGTTTAAACTCAAATTAAATAGTTTGGTGATTATTGGTTTGGTCACCATGTGTTTTGGTCTATTACTTTCACTCTACGCACCTACAATCATTGTATTTCAGGCCAGTTATATTTTTTATGGTATTTCTGTGGCGTGCTTATTACCTGCATTTACTACAGGCGCTGCCCAAGCGGTATCTCAGCAATCACAGGTTAAAATGGCAAGTTTTTGTACGGCGACACAGGCATTAGGTTTAATTGTTGGCCCCTTACTCAGTACATTTTTGTACCGTTTTAATACCCATTTCCCATTCTATTTATTACTGTTCTTAATCCTATCGATTGGCCTTTATTTTAGTTGGATGTTGATTCGAAAAGAAGCTGAAACTGCATTGCTACTTGATGAATAA
- a CDS encoding histidine phosphatase family protein, with translation MHLDLLRHGETTLSHTLRGHLDDALTEHGWLQMQSTIQQYLDTQVQWDVIISSPLQRCQKFAAVLAKQLELPLLLNAEIKEMYFGDWEGMTTQTIYETAPERLANFWQFPTQYHAPNGESLHQFQQRVMHGFTEIYVQMQQHNWNKALVVTHGGVIKLLTCLARQQKLDDLLVMPAELGKLYALNLTQVDNQIHFSEMTAT, from the coding sequence TTGCACCTTGATTTGCTGCGGCATGGTGAAACCACACTCAGCCATACTTTGCGTGGACATCTCGATGATGCCTTGACTGAACATGGTTGGTTGCAAATGCAATCCACCATTCAGCAGTATCTTGATACTCAGGTACAGTGGGATGTGATTATCAGCTCGCCCTTGCAACGCTGCCAAAAGTTTGCGGCCGTATTAGCCAAACAACTTGAATTGCCTTTGCTACTCAATGCTGAAATCAAGGAAATGTATTTTGGTGATTGGGAAGGTATGACGACACAAACCATTTATGAAACGGCACCTGAGCGATTGGCTAATTTCTGGCAATTTCCAACCCAATATCATGCCCCGAATGGGGAGTCGTTGCATCAATTCCAGCAGCGAGTTATGCATGGTTTTACTGAAATTTATGTTCAAATGCAGCAACACAACTGGAACAAGGCATTGGTTGTGACGCATGGCGGGGTAATTAAATTGTTGACTTGTTTGGCACGTCAGCAAAAGCTGGATGACCTGTTAGTCATGCCCGCAGAGTTAGGAAAGTTATATGCTTTAAACCTAACCCAAGTTGACAATCAAATTCATTTTTCTGAAATGACAGCAACTTAG
- a CDS encoding TonB-dependent receptor, with protein sequence MKVRSLSTSLTLLSLAISTQLYAQTVETDASVQTTAAVTSQKPTQLAPIVVTASRSAQSIAEIAGTVYRIEQEDIAKQAAAGKSTADILGLLVPSLTPSSGTTSNYGMTMRGRTVQYMIDGVPQTGSRDSSRQLNSISPDMIERVEVVSGASSIYGSGATGGIINIITKKGSTEGVHFESKLGVTSGDNFKNDALAYEAYQSAAFKQGDWNGFLGASYTKRGEIQDSHGDRIGPEVAQTDRQDTETIDVNGRLGWQFADKQSISVGAQYYNDEQDSDYGADYGPGLAVLLVKGAKPSQKAVKGLELNTQPRTKRAAVNAQYENQDFLGQTLNAEAYYRTEKGRFYPSANALAHTSIRGGGTYIVTQSETDIDVFGARLALQSKLNLAERALNLTYGVDYDKEKGKQTAQLYDLNTFMSSNGLKFKPLKNYAFGPDVDTEKLGFFLQSQFEVTDRLNLQAGVRHERIDSQVQDSVPYSEAMVADLVSGYSPKTLNGGSVKHDATLFNLGAVYHLTDAQQVFANFSQGANLPDVQRMLRDVPANFVVSNQTIDPIKVNSFELGWRLQDNALTTGLTAFYNKSDKSLKFGPPNFAIEVIDTDERVYGLEGNVKYAVTDTWNIGGTLAYTRGQFKNTNGKWQELDAIRVAPLKGTVYSDWQFNDGLGLRVQTLAIGGTDKARKDAIEYGSRPPAEIKGFAVMDVIANAKAGPGTLGFGVYNVWNTDYKSVYSQAVSTVYGDISSLPAQGRTYGLSYTLKY encoded by the coding sequence ATGAAAGTACGTTCACTTTCGACATCATTAACGCTGTTAAGCTTAGCAATCAGTACTCAGCTATATGCTCAAACAGTTGAAACAGATGCATCTGTTCAAACGACTGCTGCTGTAACAAGTCAGAAACCAACCCAACTTGCACCTATTGTAGTGACAGCATCGCGTTCAGCACAAAGTATTGCTGAAATTGCAGGTACGGTGTATCGCATTGAACAAGAAGATATTGCAAAACAAGCCGCTGCGGGTAAAAGTACAGCAGATATTTTAGGTTTACTCGTTCCATCGCTAACACCAAGTTCTGGTACAACCAGTAACTATGGAATGACCATGCGTGGCCGTACAGTCCAATATATGATTGATGGCGTACCACAAACGGGTTCACGTGATAGTTCTCGTCAATTAAATAGTATTAGCCCAGATATGATTGAGCGTGTTGAAGTTGTGTCTGGAGCTAGTAGTATTTATGGCTCTGGTGCAACAGGCGGGATCATCAATATCATTACTAAAAAAGGGTCGACTGAGGGTGTTCATTTTGAATCAAAACTTGGTGTAACGTCAGGCGATAACTTTAAAAATGATGCTTTGGCTTATGAAGCATATCAATCTGCTGCATTTAAACAAGGCGATTGGAATGGTTTCTTAGGAGCAAGCTACACCAAACGCGGTGAGATTCAAGACAGCCACGGTGACCGAATTGGGCCTGAAGTTGCACAAACGGATCGTCAAGATACGGAAACTATCGATGTTAATGGTCGTTTAGGTTGGCAGTTTGCTGACAAGCAAAGTATTAGTGTTGGTGCGCAATATTATAATGATGAACAAGACAGTGACTATGGTGCAGATTACGGTCCAGGCTTAGCTGTTTTATTGGTTAAAGGTGCAAAACCAAGCCAGAAAGCAGTTAAAGGTTTGGAACTTAATACTCAGCCAAGAACGAAACGTGCAGCTGTAAATGCACAATATGAAAACCAAGATTTTCTTGGTCAGACTTTAAATGCAGAAGCATACTATCGTACAGAAAAAGGTCGGTTTTATCCGAGTGCAAATGCTTTAGCACATACATCCATTCGAGGTGGAGGAACATATATCGTCACCCAGTCTGAAACAGATATTGACGTATTTGGTGCACGATTAGCTTTACAAAGCAAATTAAACCTTGCAGAACGGGCTTTAAATTTAACTTATGGCGTAGATTATGATAAAGAAAAAGGTAAGCAAACAGCGCAACTTTATGATCTAAATACTTTTATGAGTAGTAATGGTCTGAAGTTCAAGCCTTTAAAAAATTATGCTTTTGGTCCTGATGTTGATACGGAGAAGTTAGGTTTCTTCTTGCAGAGCCAATTTGAAGTCACTGATCGTTTAAACCTTCAAGCAGGCGTTCGACATGAGCGTATTGATAGCCAAGTACAGGACTCTGTTCCTTATTCAGAAGCGATGGTTGCAGACCTTGTCTCAGGATATAGTCCTAAAACTTTAAATGGTGGTTCGGTCAAGCATGATGCTACTTTATTTAACTTAGGTGCTGTTTATCATTTAACAGATGCTCAACAAGTCTTTGCTAATTTCTCTCAAGGAGCAAACTTACCTGACGTACAACGTATGTTGCGAGATGTACCTGCAAACTTTGTTGTAAGCAATCAAACGATTGATCCAATTAAAGTGAATAGCTTTGAGTTAGGGTGGCGCTTGCAAGATAATGCTTTAACTACGGGGCTTACTGCGTTCTATAACAAGTCGGATAAATCTTTGAAATTTGGCCCACCGAACTTTGCAATTGAAGTCATTGATACCGATGAACGTGTTTATGGTCTAGAAGGTAATGTGAAGTATGCTGTTACCGATACATGGAATATCGGTGGTACTTTGGCTTATACACGTGGCCAATTTAAAAATACAAATGGAAAATGGCAAGAGTTAGATGCGATTCGTGTAGCACCGTTAAAAGGTACTGTATATTCAGATTGGCAATTTAATGATGGTCTAGGTTTACGCGTTCAAACTCTTGCTATTGGTGGTACAGATAAAGCGCGTAAAGATGCAATTGAGTATGGAAGCCGTCCACCAGCAGAAATTAAAGGTTTTGCAGTGATGGATGTAATTGCTAATGCAAAAGCAGGGCCAGGTACATTAGGGTTTGGTGTATATAACGTTTGGAATACAGATTATAAGTCTGTATACAGCCAAGCAGTTTCGACCGTGTATGGCGATATTTCTAGCTTGCCTGCACAAGGCCGTACTTATGGTTTGAGCTATACCCTCAAATACTAA